From a single Streptomyces sp. NBC_01264 genomic region:
- a CDS encoding MFS transporter has product MDDLPQGPPAAPGTRVPFATLAAVQLLLNASVSVAFASGPAMQRELVLSRGDLVLVSAFYGLAFSGLLLLGGRLTDRIGWRRLFTLGTALFGAASLAAALAPAPWVLLAARFVQGCGAALAAPPAMALLRGVFPEGRARAAALAVWGLLSSLGAALGIILSGALVTWLSWRWTFGLFAAAAVAVLVLTPRVLPTGPAPVRVPVDFLGAVLATLGLSTSGYGLVMVGPQGWASARVLVPLALGAVLLAAFVLAQQRVRAPLLPLSFLASRYRVTALLCALLGPAIGASTAFLLALWFQQERGYSALQNALAFVPYSATLLVVAFLAGRVVARHGVQAVAVTGLAVIASGLLLIGSAGLRTGSTPTVLLGLVVLSGGIGTLMSAAVVGTVAGVPEERSALAGAVVNTAILAGPTVSLALITSAADARTASLLAIGDPAAVPGGYAFGFEVAAAVFLPAIGLALYGLRAAPRRPGPAASEGEHRVVPTPAR; this is encoded by the coding sequence ATGGACGACTTGCCTCAGGGGCCACCCGCCGCGCCCGGTACGCGGGTGCCCTTCGCGACCCTCGCCGCGGTGCAGCTCCTGCTCAACGCATCGGTCTCGGTCGCCTTCGCCTCCGGACCGGCCATGCAGCGCGAACTCGTCCTGAGCCGTGGCGACCTCGTCCTCGTCAGCGCCTTCTACGGTCTGGCCTTCAGCGGGCTGCTGCTGCTCGGCGGACGGCTCACCGACCGGATCGGATGGCGCCGCCTGTTCACCCTGGGCACGGCCCTGTTCGGCGCGGCGTCCCTCGCCGCGGCGCTGGCCCCCGCCCCCTGGGTGCTGCTCGCCGCCCGCTTCGTACAGGGCTGCGGGGCCGCGCTCGCCGCGCCCCCGGCCATGGCACTGCTGCGCGGGGTCTTCCCCGAGGGCAGGGCCCGGGCCGCGGCGCTGGCCGTCTGGGGCCTGCTGTCCAGCCTGGGCGCCGCGCTCGGCATCATCCTCAGCGGGGCACTCGTGACCTGGCTGTCGTGGCGGTGGACCTTCGGACTGTTCGCGGCGGCGGCCGTGGCCGTGCTCGTGCTCACCCCCCGGGTGCTGCCGACCGGTCCCGCGCCGGTACGGGTACCCGTGGACTTCCTCGGCGCCGTACTCGCCACCCTCGGCCTCTCCACCTCCGGCTACGGCCTCGTGATGGTCGGGCCGCAGGGCTGGGCCTCGGCGCGGGTCCTCGTACCCCTGGCCCTGGGCGCCGTACTCCTCGCCGCCTTCGTCCTCGCCCAGCAGCGCGTCCGCGCCCCCCTGCTGCCGCTGTCCTTCCTCGCCTCGCGGTACCGCGTGACCGCGCTGCTCTGCGCGCTGCTCGGCCCGGCCATCGGCGCGAGCACCGCCTTCCTGCTGGCCCTCTGGTTCCAGCAGGAACGCGGGTACTCGGCGCTGCAGAACGCCCTGGCCTTCGTTCCCTACAGCGCGACGCTGCTCGTGGTCGCCTTCCTCGCGGGCCGGGTCGTCGCCCGCCACGGCGTCCAGGCGGTCGCGGTGACGGGACTGGCCGTCATCGCCTCCGGCCTCCTGCTCATCGGGAGCGCGGGACTGCGTACGGGGTCGACGCCGACGGTGCTGCTGGGCCTGGTCGTCCTGTCGGGAGGCATCGGCACCCTCATGTCCGCCGCGGTCGTGGGGACCGTCGCCGGTGTCCCGGAGGAGCGGTCCGCGCTCGCCGGAGCCGTGGTGAACACGGCCATCCTGGCCGGGCCCACCGTCAGCCTCGCCCTGATCACCTCCGCGGCCGACGCCCGTACGGCCTCGCTGCTGGCCATCGGCGATCCGGCGGCCGTGCCGGGCGGCTACGCCTTCGGATTCGAGGTGGCCGCCGCGGTCTTCCTGCCGGCCATCGGCCTGGCCCTGTACGGACTGCGGGCCGCCCCGCGCCGGCCCGGCCCCGCCGCTTCGGAGGGCGAACACCGGGTGGTGCCGACTCCGGCCCGGTAG
- a CDS encoding PPOX class F420-dependent oxidoreductase, protein MTSVLNDTVRGLLDAPHPAVLATLNPDGSPQSSVVWVTRDEDEILISTERGRRKERNIVRDARIGLTVFDLANPFLYAEIRGTATVTEDTGRAIAVRIAEEYQGPGAGAEYANAPAEEVRVVLRLTPAKVLGNAAR, encoded by the coding sequence ATGACTTCTGTACTGAACGACACTGTGCGGGGGCTTCTCGACGCCCCTCATCCGGCGGTGCTCGCCACGCTCAACCCCGATGGCAGTCCCCAGAGTTCGGTGGTGTGGGTGACCCGGGACGAGGACGAGATCCTGATCTCCACCGAGCGCGGCCGCCGCAAGGAGCGCAACATCGTCCGGGACGCCCGGATCGGTCTCACCGTCTTCGACCTGGCCAATCCCTTCCTCTACGCCGAGATCCGCGGCACCGCCACCGTCACCGAGGACACCGGCCGGGCCATCGCCGTCCGCATCGCGGAGGAGTACCAAGGTCCGGGCGCGGGCGCGGAGTACGCGAACGCCCCGGCCGAAGAGGTACGGGTCGTCCTGCGCCTCACCCCGGCCAAGGTGCTCGGCAACGCGGCCCGCTGA
- a CDS encoding winged helix-turn-helix transcriptional regulator — protein sequence MADEAGKTKHQDTGACSRVSDGITQVFGLLGKRWTGVILASLMEGPVHFADLRRSIAGISERMLSDRLVELAAAGLVLREVDEGPPLRVAYRLTDRGAALKPALTELGDWAEKCLLKDGESY from the coding sequence ATGGCGGACGAGGCGGGCAAGACGAAGCACCAGGACACCGGGGCCTGCAGCCGGGTGAGCGACGGCATCACCCAGGTCTTCGGGCTGCTCGGAAAGCGCTGGACCGGCGTGATCCTGGCCTCGCTGATGGAGGGCCCCGTCCACTTCGCGGACCTGCGCAGGTCCATCGCCGGCATCAGCGAGCGCATGCTCTCCGACCGCCTGGTCGAGCTCGCCGCGGCCGGCCTCGTCCTGCGCGAGGTCGACGAGGGACCGCCCCTGCGCGTGGCCTACCGGCTGACGGACCGGGGCGCCGCCCTCAAGCCCGCGCTCACGGAACTGGGCGACTGGGCGGAGAAGTGCCTACTCAAGGACGGGGAGAGCTACTGA
- a CDS encoding FMN-dependent NADH-azoreductase, whose protein sequence is MVTLLHLDSSLNPAGSTSRAVTAAFRKAWEEQNPEGTVVYRDLAAEPVPHLEGLAVSAAFADPSTHTPEQAAAFAERLKLVEELERADAVLIGAPMYNFSIPSTLKAWLDQVILMGRTAGPESPLKGLPVTVVASRGGSYAAGTPREGLEYATNYLEGVLTELIGAEVDFIVPELTLATSVPAMAELIPLAEASYARALADADSKGKALETRIASAA, encoded by the coding sequence ATGGTCACGCTTCTGCACCTGGACTCGTCCCTGAACCCCGCCGGTTCCACCTCGCGTGCGGTGACCGCCGCCTTCCGCAAGGCCTGGGAGGAGCAGAACCCCGAGGGCACGGTCGTCTACCGCGACCTGGCCGCCGAGCCCGTACCGCACCTGGAGGGCCTCGCCGTGTCCGCGGCCTTCGCCGACCCCTCCACGCACACCCCGGAGCAGGCCGCGGCCTTCGCCGAGCGGCTGAAGCTGGTGGAGGAGCTGGAGCGGGCGGACGCCGTGCTGATCGGCGCCCCGATGTACAACTTCTCGATCCCCTCCACGCTGAAGGCATGGCTCGACCAGGTCATCCTGATGGGCCGCACCGCCGGCCCCGAGTCGCCCCTCAAGGGCCTGCCGGTCACCGTCGTCGCCAGCCGCGGCGGCTCCTACGCGGCGGGCACCCCCCGCGAGGGCCTGGAGTACGCGACGAACTACCTGGAGGGGGTGCTGACCGAGTTGATCGGCGCCGAGGTCGACTTCATCGTCCCCGAGCTGACCCTGGCCACGTCGGTCCCGGCGATGGCCGAGCTCATCCCGCTCGCGGAGGCCTCGTACGCACGGGCGCTCGCGGACGCGGACTCGAAGGGCAAGGCGCTCGAGACGCGCATCGCGTCGGCGGCCTGA
- a CDS encoding LysR substrate-binding domain-containing protein → MAPALAGLRRDHPGVRIDLRMTDPEDPLLEVEQGRADLALVIAPRTRPREDVELVHLLDDAYDAVLPAGHRLASRETIALVELADEQWVGSEPPGPCLEPVLEACAAAGFSPDFVVQSEDYPTAQGFVAAGLGIGLMPRMGLGPGPGSGTPAVAGGRHPGVVVRPVRDPRPVRSVYAAVRKVSLGRPPVRALLEALRQGAAPRRSASA, encoded by the coding sequence GTGGCCCCCGCTCTGGCGGGGCTGCGCCGCGACCATCCGGGCGTGCGGATCGACCTGCGGATGACCGACCCCGAGGACCCGCTGCTGGAGGTGGAGCAGGGCCGCGCGGACCTGGCCCTGGTCATCGCGCCGCGGACGCGGCCGCGCGAGGACGTGGAGCTGGTCCACCTGCTCGACGACGCGTACGACGCCGTGCTCCCGGCCGGGCACCGGCTCGCGTCCAGGGAGACGATCGCCCTCGTGGAACTCGCGGACGAGCAATGGGTCGGCAGCGAACCGCCCGGACCCTGCCTGGAGCCGGTCCTCGAAGCCTGTGCGGCGGCGGGCTTCAGCCCGGACTTCGTGGTGCAGAGCGAGGACTACCCGACGGCGCAGGGGTTCGTCGCGGCCGGCCTCGGCATCGGCCTCATGCCGCGGATGGGCCTGGGCCCCGGGCCCGGGTCGGGGACGCCGGCCGTGGCGGGCGGCCGCCATCCGGGGGTCGTCGTACGCCCGGTCCGCGATCCGCGTCCGGTCCGGTCCGTGTACGCGGCGGTCCGCAAGGTGTCCCTGGGCCGGCCCCCCGTACGCGCCCTGCTCGAAGCGCTCCGGCAGGGCGCGGCGCCGAGGCGGTCGGCTTCGGCCTGA
- a CDS encoding GNAT family N-acetyltransferase has translation MTQQGSLTTECMQGPAALRAADAFGLVYAEAFAEAPHHETEEEVAAARLRFPAQTRRPAFRAALARTPDGEPAGMAYGWTLQPDAVWWDELTEPVPDAVRREDGRRTFGLIELAVRGPWRGQGVARRLHTALLEGITAERVLLKVHQEAAAASAAYRAWGYRKIGEARPPSTDAGPDAYLRDVMLLDLRN, from the coding sequence ATGACGCAGCAGGGAAGCCTCACGACGGAGTGCATGCAGGGCCCGGCCGCGCTACGGGCCGCGGACGCGTTCGGGCTGGTCTACGCCGAGGCCTTCGCGGAGGCTCCGCACCACGAGACGGAGGAGGAGGTCGCCGCCGCCCGCCTCCGCTTCCCCGCACAGACGCGCAGGCCCGCCTTCCGCGCGGCCCTGGCCCGTACCCCGGACGGCGAACCGGCCGGCATGGCCTACGGCTGGACGCTCCAGCCCGACGCGGTGTGGTGGGACGAACTCACCGAGCCCGTGCCCGACGCCGTACGGCGGGAGGACGGCCGCCGTACCTTCGGGCTCATCGAGCTCGCCGTGCGCGGGCCGTGGCGCGGACAGGGCGTGGCGCGGCGGCTGCACACGGCGCTGCTCGAAGGCATCACGGCCGAGCGGGTGCTGCTGAAGGTCCACCAGGAGGCCGCGGCGGCCTCCGCCGCCTACCGGGCGTGGGGCTACCGCAAGATCGGCGAGGCCCGGCCCCCGAGCACCGACGCGGGCCCGGACGCTTACCTCCGTGACGTGATGCTGCTCGACCTGCGGAACTGA
- a CDS encoding DUF1266 domain-containing protein has translation MDGWTAPSSIERELYEAKARGDWAGYLDVLARSELFLAQSRAQVDAEPAQARFHPTPDRRCLVVHTRGMLPAPDPHTVYLPRSLAWFANAWDSADPPHLAVNPGSPAEAYLTTTPADLARWRAHWDAAAPVWGLAPGALHSLHVGGPLHGPVAHGLAVGAHLSVTNGEFWNALAYHGHGYTRERERLLQSWDITDSASWHRVLRGLLSAEMVSPVWEFALRVRRLLASDFAGPVDPEHWRHAAASALRRGAERAAEPQLTPEGVTLAEPRPTAEVEGEIAGVQRLIGRIARYEQRFRADGLLPGDGWVRSVEGWDHGRASQMARWGLGARYGTLGEAERGVLAAGEAARGVYRSWEEFSAGYALARCLHFDEEEFGEWYAGALAAHLTLATDPASPWLNIPWRTPEGAS, from the coding sequence ATGGATGGGTGGACGGCGCCGAGTTCCATCGAGCGCGAGCTGTACGAGGCCAAGGCGCGCGGGGACTGGGCCGGGTACCTCGACGTCCTCGCCCGCAGCGAGCTGTTCCTGGCGCAGTCCCGGGCCCAGGTCGACGCCGAGCCCGCGCAGGCGCGGTTCCATCCCACCCCCGACCGGCGCTGCCTCGTCGTCCACACCCGGGGGATGCTCCCCGCCCCCGACCCGCACACGGTGTACCTGCCCCGGTCCCTCGCCTGGTTCGCGAACGCCTGGGACTCCGCGGACCCCCCGCACCTGGCCGTGAACCCCGGCTCCCCCGCCGAGGCCTACCTCACCACCACCCCCGCCGACCTCGCCCGCTGGCGCGCCCACTGGGACGCCGCCGCCCCGGTGTGGGGGCTCGCCCCCGGAGCCCTGCACTCCCTGCACGTCGGTGGCCCGCTGCACGGGCCCGTCGCGCACGGGCTCGCCGTCGGCGCCCATCTCTCCGTGACGAACGGGGAGTTCTGGAACGCCCTCGCCTACCACGGCCACGGCTACACCCGCGAGCGCGAACGCCTGCTCCAGAGCTGGGACATCACCGACTCCGCGAGCTGGCACCGGGTCCTGCGCGGCCTGCTCTCGGCCGAGATGGTCAGTCCCGTCTGGGAGTTCGCGCTGCGCGTGCGCCGCCTGCTCGCCTCCGACTTCGCCGGCCCCGTCGACCCGGAGCACTGGCGGCACGCCGCCGCGAGCGCCCTGCGCCGGGGCGCCGAGCGGGCCGCCGAACCGCAGCTCACCCCCGAGGGGGTCACCCTCGCCGAGCCCCGGCCCACCGCAGAAGTGGAGGGGGAGATCGCGGGCGTACAGCGGCTGATCGGCCGGATCGCCCGCTACGAGCAGCGGTTCCGCGCCGACGGACTGCTCCCCGGGGACGGCTGGGTCCGCTCCGTCGAGGGCTGGGACCACGGCCGGGCCTCGCAGATGGCCCGCTGGGGGCTGGGCGCCCGCTACGGCACGCTCGGCGAGGCCGAACGCGGCGTCCTGGCCGCCGGGGAGGCCGCGCGCGGGGTGTACCGCTCGTGGGAGGAGTTCTCCGCCGGGTACGCCCTGGCACGGTGTCTGCACTTCGACGAGGAGGAGTTCGGCGAGTGGTACGCGGGCGCACTGGCCGCGCACCTCACCCTGGCCACCGATCCGGCGAGCCCCTGGCTCAACATCCCCTGGCGGACGCCCGAAGGAGCCTCATGA
- a CDS encoding ATP-binding protein, with translation MERHDVRNYPPRQDSVPAARRHTAWLAVAWGRPELAADAALLTSELTTNALLHGSVWDRYFRVEVKLTGAVLRIEVTDPKGERRPEPRAAVADYDQFGRGLHIVKALAETWGWNDRVVGKTVWAELAHGR, from the coding sequence ATGGAGCGTCACGACGTACGGAACTACCCGCCCCGCCAGGACTCCGTACCCGCCGCCCGCCGGCACACCGCGTGGCTCGCCGTGGCGTGGGGGCGGCCCGAGCTGGCGGCGGACGCGGCGCTGCTGACCAGCGAGCTGACCACCAACGCCCTGCTGCACGGCTCCGTGTGGGACCGGTACTTCCGGGTCGAGGTCAAGCTCACCGGAGCAGTGCTCCGCATCGAGGTCACCGATCCGAAAGGCGAGCGCCGTCCCGAACCGCGAGCGGCGGTCGCCGACTACGACCAGTTCGGGCGCGGGCTGCACATCGTCAAAGCCCTCGCGGAGACATGGGGATGGAACGACCGGGTCGTCGGCAAGACCGTATGGGCGGAGCTGGCGCACGGACGATGA
- a CDS encoding helix-turn-helix domain-containing protein yields MPTDNRVSTVLARRLGGELLRLRDAAGLTQPQAAQVLSATAAKVAKMERGWVPFRDPDIVALCKLYGVTDEAMVRSLLSLAKLDRERRKAKGWWQHMPIVGGLGEYIAMEEVATRIRTWHPALVPGLLQTPEYVRALGVTSNWSHPDEIEALVTSRIKRQARLWGDSPLEFHAVLWEAALRHQVGSVEVMRAQLDHLVQMAKLPHVHVQVLPFRAGRHHGVDGSFNIVSFAEPGALDVGYAETIGSTLWAEGAEANEAYGRAFARVSRLSLAPHDSVSLIDAISKGM; encoded by the coding sequence GTGCCCACGGACAATCGGGTATCCACGGTGCTGGCGCGCCGGCTGGGCGGGGAGCTGCTGCGCCTGCGGGACGCTGCCGGCCTGACCCAGCCGCAAGCGGCGCAGGTGCTGAGTGCCACGGCGGCCAAGGTCGCCAAGATGGAGCGCGGCTGGGTTCCGTTCCGGGACCCGGACATCGTGGCCTTGTGCAAGCTCTACGGAGTGACGGACGAGGCGATGGTTCGCAGCCTGCTGTCACTGGCCAAGCTGGATCGTGAGCGTCGCAAGGCCAAGGGCTGGTGGCAGCACATGCCCATCGTGGGTGGCCTGGGCGAGTACATCGCGATGGAGGAGGTCGCCACACGCATCCGTACCTGGCATCCCGCGCTGGTCCCTGGACTGCTCCAGACCCCTGAATACGTACGGGCGTTGGGGGTCACCTCCAACTGGTCGCACCCTGACGAGATCGAGGCCCTGGTGACCTCGCGGATCAAGCGGCAGGCGCGGTTGTGGGGCGACTCGCCACTGGAGTTCCACGCGGTGCTGTGGGAAGCCGCCTTGCGCCACCAGGTCGGCAGCGTCGAGGTGATGCGGGCGCAGTTGGACCACCTCGTGCAGATGGCGAAGCTGCCGCATGTCCACGTGCAGGTCCTGCCCTTCCGGGCGGGAAGGCACCACGGCGTCGACGGTTCGTTCAACATCGTCTCCTTCGCGGAGCCCGGGGCGCTGGACGTCGGCTATGCCGAGACCATCGGATCTACCCTGTGGGCAGAAGGGGCGGAGGCGAACGAGGCGTACGGCCGGGCCTTCGCCCGGGTGTCACGGCTGAGTCTTGCGCCGCACGACTCCGTGAGCCTGATCGATGCCATCAGCAAAGGTATGTAA
- a CDS encoding DUF397 domain-containing protein, with protein sequence MNEYEFVKSSYSSDQANTECVEVATNVVGTVAVRDSKNADGPVIRLTPAAWAAFAALA encoded by the coding sequence GTGAACGAGTACGAGTTCGTGAAGTCCAGCTACAGCAGCGACCAAGCCAACACGGAGTGCGTCGAGGTGGCCACCAACGTGGTCGGGACCGTCGCCGTCCGGGACAGCAAGAACGCCGACGGGCCCGTGATCCGACTGACCCCCGCCGCCTGGGCGGCCTTCGCGGCCTTGGCGTGA
- a CDS encoding GNAT family N-acetyltransferase has protein sequence MIIRTGRLTLLPLEAAHAQEMATVLGDPELHRYVGGAPLTEPELRTRYARLAAGSPDPAVTWWNWVVRLDGAGRLVGTVQATVSGGVAEVAWVIGTPWQRRGIAAEAAAGPVGWLRTQAAVHAVIAHVHPDHTASAAVARASGLTPTDQRHDGEVRWEHPERQ, from the coding sequence GTGATCATCCGGACCGGCCGGCTGACCCTGCTGCCCCTGGAGGCCGCGCACGCGCAGGAGATGGCCACCGTGCTCGGGGATCCGGAGCTGCACCGCTATGTCGGCGGAGCCCCCCTCACCGAGCCGGAGCTGCGCACGCGCTACGCGCGACTCGCCGCCGGGTCGCCGGACCCCGCCGTCACCTGGTGGAACTGGGTGGTGCGGCTCGACGGCGCCGGCCGCCTGGTCGGCACCGTGCAGGCGACCGTGAGCGGCGGCGTCGCCGAGGTCGCCTGGGTGATCGGCACGCCCTGGCAGCGGCGCGGCATCGCCGCCGAGGCCGCAGCCGGGCCGGTCGGGTGGCTCCGTACCCAGGCGGCGGTGCACGCCGTCATCGCGCACGTGCACCCCGACCACACCGCATCCGCGGCCGTCGCCCGCGCGAGCGGCCTCACCCCCACCGACCAGCGGCACGACGGCGAGGTCAGGTGGGAGCACCCGGAGCGCCAGTAG
- a CDS encoding FAD-dependent monooxygenase: MRSGTGSVAVVGGSIAGCAFATAAARAGAAEVVVLERTRGRLADRGVGLCVHDDRAVELRASGALPEGIPAHRLERRRWVVRDPQAGAGGRLIWEQPFPFHSYHWGQLWRGLREAVPDAVVYRQGETVTGVAGDGEVRLAGGGAERYDLVVGADGYRSVVRGAVCPESRPHYAGYVCWRGNLDAGRLPADAVDPHPAAVTTVCFSGGTCVIYRIPGPDGPRVNWVLYAPPPRNGQLRYDDPTSFPPGGLTPELTEHLGALLEREFPPYWGRALAATDPRDTFVQPIYDLETARTTAGRLLLAGDAASVVRPHNTSGAAKALQDATAFADGWRRADSVEELLRGYEEVRGGAGRELVALARRLGRAQVERTPAWADMSRDEVAAWWQGQLAGVPGIGGQSMTP, translated from the coding sequence ATGCGGAGCGGTACGGGTTCGGTCGCGGTGGTCGGAGGTTCCATCGCGGGCTGTGCGTTCGCCACGGCCGCCGCGCGGGCCGGCGCGGCCGAGGTGGTGGTGCTGGAGCGCACGCGCGGGCGGCTCGCGGACCGGGGGGTCGGGCTGTGCGTCCACGACGACCGGGCCGTCGAACTGCGCGCGAGCGGGGCGCTGCCCGAGGGGATTCCCGCGCACCGGCTGGAGCGCCGCCGGTGGGTGGTGCGCGACCCGCAGGCGGGGGCGGGCGGCCGGCTGATCTGGGAGCAGCCGTTCCCGTTCCACTCGTACCACTGGGGACAGCTCTGGCGCGGGCTGCGCGAAGCGGTCCCGGACGCGGTGGTCTACCGGCAGGGCGAGACGGTGACGGGCGTGGCCGGGGACGGGGAGGTGCGGCTCGCGGGCGGCGGGGCCGAGCGGTACGACCTGGTCGTCGGCGCGGACGGCTACCGGTCCGTGGTGCGCGGGGCGGTCTGCCCCGAGTCCCGGCCGCACTACGCCGGGTACGTGTGCTGGCGCGGCAACCTCGACGCGGGGCGGCTGCCGGCGGACGCCGTGGACCCGCATCCGGCGGCGGTCACCACCGTCTGCTTCTCCGGCGGCACCTGCGTCATCTACCGCATCCCGGGGCCGGACGGGCCCCGGGTGAACTGGGTCCTCTACGCCCCGCCGCCGCGGAACGGGCAGTTGCGCTACGACGACCCGACGAGCTTCCCGCCCGGCGGGCTGACCCCGGAGCTCACGGAGCACCTCGGGGCGCTGCTGGAGCGGGAGTTCCCGCCGTACTGGGGCCGGGCGCTCGCGGCGACGGACCCGCGGGACACCTTCGTCCAGCCGATCTACGACCTGGAGACCGCCCGCACCACGGCCGGCCGCCTGCTGCTGGCCGGGGACGCGGCCAGTGTCGTACGCCCGCACAACACGAGCGGCGCCGCCAAGGCCCTCCAGGACGCCACCGCCTTCGCCGACGGCTGGCGGCGGGCGGACTCCGTCGAGGAGCTGCTGCGCGGGTACGAGGAGGTGCGCGGCGGGGCCGGGCGGGAGCTGGTCGCCCTGGCGCGCAGGCTCGGGCGTGCCCAGGTCGAGCGGACCCCGGCCTGGGCGGACATGAGCCGCGACGAGGTGGCGGCGTGGTGGCAGGGGCAGCTGGCGGGGGTGCCCGGGATCGGCGGGCAGTCGATGACCCCGTAG
- a CDS encoding C1 family peptidase: MPEQSEGRVQTAGELRAVLAGRGARWSVSEHLADGDPVPRASLGLGAATAAAAELTPAGAASPVDLRSLVGHASGNPHLNRRRAAHGLLPGSGTGTGAGTGTDTPRAAPPTGAPARPSAVDWRSRWGRPWLTKVKDQNPCSACWAFGAAGLVESMARIEHHVWAERSEGDVHDGTKATCGQTGSPEAALDWIRTNGGLADPGCWPYSPPPPGTPVDRREAWRAEYTPSWDRSGRTVRITGGHVLLGDVEQQKVWLDTVGPLTACFDVYEDFFGLGSGVYHSTSDRLAGGHCVLITGYDDAAGCWLFKNSWGTGYHVGGYGRIAYGEARIDDWAKCGLQGTNIDPWSKRRLHTGNVYESGNGRAHRNFEMAALSGGGGGGGEGEGGGGGGSLSHWWREGDAPYAWTRAQTFATDASGQPAFTGTTYNRNMESLHVTTGGRLRHWYYEHFGGAWRDGGAFGPGDAAVGSTPAFIQSDYGAPGNFEVVVRTADGRLNHWWRINGAPWTWNDGGRFASGIAHFGPALVQTRARHLDLVATRADGRMQLWWRDDPNGFVWRPGEVFGSGITSAPCLIEGQNGAADEDTAGNYELCVTAEGGRVEHWWRGNAGGAAWQRSAVFGHDVLAVTGMLQGSFGFNLEVIVLRTDRRLQHYWRDGAGWQEGPVIGPA, encoded by the coding sequence ATGCCGGAGCAGTCGGAGGGGCGTGTCCAGACGGCGGGGGAGCTGCGGGCGGTGCTCGCGGGGCGCGGGGCGCGGTGGTCCGTGAGCGAGCACCTCGCCGACGGGGATCCCGTCCCGAGGGCCTCCCTGGGCCTGGGCGCGGCCACGGCGGCGGCTGCGGAACTCACCCCCGCCGGGGCGGCGTCGCCGGTGGATCTGCGCAGCCTCGTAGGCCATGCCAGCGGCAATCCGCACCTCAACCGGCGCAGGGCGGCGCACGGGCTGCTGCCAGGCAGCGGCACCGGTACCGGAGCAGGCACCGGGACCGACACCCCCCGTGCGGCCCCGCCAACCGGGGCCCCCGCCCGGCCGTCCGCCGTGGACTGGCGCAGCCGGTGGGGACGGCCCTGGCTCACCAAGGTGAAGGACCAGAACCCGTGCAGCGCCTGCTGGGCGTTCGGGGCGGCCGGCCTGGTGGAGTCGATGGCCCGCATCGAGCACCACGTGTGGGCCGAGCGGTCCGAGGGAGACGTGCACGACGGGACGAAGGCCACCTGCGGACAGACGGGCAGCCCCGAGGCCGCCCTCGACTGGATACGGACCAACGGCGGCCTCGCGGACCCGGGCTGCTGGCCGTACTCCCCACCGCCGCCCGGTACCCCCGTCGACCGCCGGGAGGCCTGGCGGGCGGAGTACACGCCGAGCTGGGACCGTTCCGGCCGGACCGTCCGCATCACCGGGGGCCACGTCCTGCTCGGCGACGTGGAGCAGCAGAAGGTCTGGCTGGACACGGTGGGCCCGCTGACCGCCTGCTTCGACGTGTACGAGGACTTCTTCGGCCTGGGCTCCGGCGTCTACCACAGCACCAGCGACCGCCTGGCGGGCGGCCATTGCGTCCTGATCACCGGCTACGACGACGCGGCCGGCTGCTGGCTGTTCAAGAACTCCTGGGGCACCGGCTACCACGTGGGCGGCTACGGCCGGATCGCGTACGGCGAGGCGCGGATCGACGACTGGGCGAAGTGCGGGCTCCAGGGCACCAACATCGACCCCTGGAGCAAGCGCCGCCTGCACACCGGCAACGTCTACGAGAGCGGCAACGGCCGCGCCCACCGCAACTTCGAGATGGCGGCGCTCAGCGGCGGGGGCGGCGGGGGCGGCGAGGGCGAGGGCGGGGGCGGCGGGGGCTCCCTGAGCCACTGGTGGCGCGAGGGCGACGCCCCCTACGCGTGGACCCGCGCCCAGACCTTCGCCACCGACGCCTCGGGCCAGCCCGCCTTCACGGGGACCACGTACAACCGGAACATGGAGTCGCTGCACGTCACCACCGGCGGCCGGCTGCGCCACTGGTACTACGAGCACTTCGGCGGGGCCTGGCGCGACGGCGGCGCCTTCGGCCCCGGCGACGCGGCGGTCGGGTCGACCCCGGCCTTCATCCAGAGCGACTACGGGGCGCCCGGCAACTTCGAGGTGGTCGTCCGCACCGCCGACGGCCGCCTCAACCACTGGTGGCGGATCAACGGCGCCCCCTGGACCTGGAACGACGGCGGCCGCTTCGCCTCCGGCATCGCCCACTTCGGCCCGGCCCTGGTCCAGACCCGCGCCCGCCACCTCGACCTGGTCGCCACCCGCGCCGACGGCCGGATGCAGCTGTGGTGGCGCGACGACCCGAACGGGTTCGTGTGGCGCCCCGGCGAGGTCTTCGGCTCCGGCATCACCTCCGCGCCCTGCCTCATCGAGGGGCAGAACGGGGCGGCCGACGAGGACACCGCCGGGAACTACGAGCTGTGCGTGACGGCCGAGGGCGGCCGCGTCGAGCACTGGTGGCGCGGCAACGCGGGCGGCGCCGCCTGGCAGCGCTCCGCTGTCTTCGGGCACGACGTGCTGGCGGTCACCGGGATGCTCCAGGGCAGCTTCGGGTTCAACCTGGAGGTGATCGTCCTGCGCACGGACCGCCGGCTCCAGCACTACTGGCGCGACGGCGCGGGCTGGCAGGAGGGGCCGGTGATCGGCCCGGCCTAG